The sequence TTCAGCCCGGCCCCCACCTTCTCTCTCCCCATCCGCTTCTCTCTCCCTGCTCCGCCCGCGGCCCCGGTGCCTCCCCGCAGcgtcgccgcccgcggccggtgccTCCCCTGTGCGTGGCCGGAGCGGAGCTCGCGCGGCGGCCGGAGGTCAAGAAGCAGCAGCGGCAGGCCTGGCCAGCGATGAGGCGGGGCGAGCACGGCGGGGCGGGGCGCGCGTGGCCGNNNNNNNNNNNNNNNNNNNNNNNNNNNNNNNNNNNNNNNNNNNNNNNNNNNNNNNNNNNNNNNNNNNNNNNNNNNNNNNNNNNNNNNNNNNNNNNNNNNNNNNNNNNNNNNNNNNNNNNNNNNNNNNNNNNNNNNNNNNNNNNNNNNNNNNNNNNNNNNNNNNNNNNNNNNNNNNNNNNNNNNNNNNNNNNNNNNNNNNNNNNNNNNNNNNNNNNNNNNNNNNNNNNNNNNNNNNNNNNNNNNNNNNNNNNNNNNNNNNNNNNNNNNNNNNNNNNNNNNNNNNNNNNNNNNNNNNNNNNNNNNNNNNNNNNNNNNNNNNNNNNNNNNNNNNNNNNNNNNNNNNNNNNNNNNNNNNNNNNNNNNNNNCGGGCGCGGACCCGGGCGCGGACCCGGGCGCGAGCTGCCAGGCGCGGGCGCGAGAGCGCAGCAGGCGCGGCCTCAGATGGGGCATTGCAAAGCAGCGAGCGCCTCCACCGCGTCTTCCGCCAGGAGCTCGACGTGCTCATGTCCGTGCGGTCTTCCGCCAGGCCTTCGTCGACGCTCGCGCTCCTCCGCTGGCTGGAGGTCATCGATGCCGCCGCGGTCAAGGTGCTCGATGAAATTCCGCTCCGTTTGTGGGAGTCCAACGCTGATCGTGGGGAGGCAATGAGTGGAAGTGGTTTGGCCGGCCTAAGTTCTCGCGGGCAGGCCCCCAGGAGGcgaaaaaaatgcctcctgggagagcaaacggctggagatgccctgagtCGGCGCCATTGTAGGTCGGTGGCACTGTCTTACGCCACACGATTCAGATAAAGCAGCCCGGCCGGGCCAGCCATGTCAGAGCGGAGCAATCCCCTTTCTCCTACGCGGGACGTATGCGGCATTGCGTTGAGTACTGAGCACCGACTGACATGAACGCTGGATTTGTTCCAACACTATCCTATAGAAAATGAAGCTTTTGTATGCATGAAACACCACGATCCAACTAGTTCATCTAAACAAAACACCACGGTCTATGGCTGGGTCATGAATCACATCGCATCCACACCCATGCACCGGTGAAGAAGCAGAGCAAATTAGAAAGAAACTCAGTCGCAAAACCAAAATTGGGAAGAAACCAGGCGCCATTTCACTCGGAGAAGAGAAGAACAGACAGCCGGCGAGGAGAATGATGTGCGGGAACTCACCGGCGGTGGCGAATCAGACCGTTGGCTTGAGTGGGGGAGGAGCGGCCTGACGACAGCAGGAGATGATCGAGACAGGGACGGGCGGGGCCGCAGCGGGTGAGTGGCgcgtatatatagtggggggaagccGGCTGTGGTTTGGACGTTTGGTAGAAGCAGAAAGAAACTGGCGGGGCCGCCGCGGTGAAAACGTCGCGTTAGTTCGCGCGAGagagcgcctcctcctcctcgcgtaGGAAAGAAATGGGAACAGTGGTCGAGAGACGAAGAGCCGCAAAACCACTCGTTACGCCCGTTCAGTGGAGAGACGCGACCCCAACACGGACGGGTTCGGTAATGCTACTGCCGTCCAAATTTGACACCTGTCATTTCCGTGAGATGCAGAAGTTGTGATTAGAGCAACCCCAATAGCTCCCACCGCCCTTTACTTCTTCGATAGTTTAGAGAATCCTGTAAGAGAGGTCTTTTCCCCCCTCGGGTTTACAGGAAGACGGCACCATAACCACCATGAAACTTCCACGCACGGCCCGCCGGAACACCGCATCCCCACCTTGCGgagcgctgccgctgccgccgccaccaccacgccGCCACGCTGGGAGGAAGCCACGCCTTCACCGCCCGTGCAACTCCTCGCCAGCGGCCACCACACGCCCACGTCGCCTCCGGCCGGCAGCGGTCACCACTGACTGACAGGCCCTAGGAAAAGAATAAAAATGTAACGTTTTGTTTAATGAAGAGTAAAGGAAAAAATATTAGGGAAGAAGTTTACGGAAACTAATCAGACAACTTCTCCTAAAATTTACGGGAAGCCAAAAAAGTTGGTCTTAGGGGATTTTATTTAGGAAaactgttggagttgctcttagaaaAACACTTTCGTCTCGTAAAAGAACACTTTCTCTTTGTTCCTTCTCTTTTTGCAAATTGTATTCGTGTTCACAATTTTCACATTGCAAttgcaaacacacacacactccgTCCCTTTCTTGCTATCTTTCCCGGGAAACATGATGAACTGTACTCAATTTCAGATACTACACAGGCAAATAGTATGGAGAGTTTGTGCCAAATCCTGTAAACCTAGCCGCCTCACTATCAGAGACATTTTAAGTGCCAAATCTGTGGCCTATAATTATCGCGACATCAAACGTTTGCATGCAACATCGCTTGCAACATTCCCTTACTACCGTCCAATTCGACAAATGTGTCGCAACATTTTAAACGTGCCCACGCAATGAATATTTCTTCATGGGCCTCTTTGGTAGCTTGCACGCGGCTCATACATGTTCTAGGGGGGCAATATTTGGTTGTTTGCTTACCCGCACGCTTTGCATGGGCTTGCACGACAGGAAGCTCAAACCACCCCTCAGCTAGGCTCTGTGAACAATCAGGCTCCAGGGGAGTGTCTGAATCGGCCGTTTCCTCGGATGCGGACTCTTTGTAGTGCAATTTACACTGCGAGAGAGGATGCGGGCGAAGATTTTGCAGGTAACCAAAAATGATGTAGAACGTGACCCAAAGACTACGCTACTTTGAAACAAGGTTCACTGAGCCAGACTCCAGGTAAACGCGAAAAGTGTGCTAGCATTCAAACATGCCCCATATCTTACAAATCCGACTTGTTGCAGCAAAACGTTAAAAATGTGTTATAATGCCCGTTGCAAATTCTGTAAAAAAAACACCGATGACAAAAAACATCTGCAATATAAGAAAATCACCTTGAAGCATACATTCAAAATATTTGCAACATGTCACTCGTGGATACACAACAAACATCATACACTCTTGTAGCATGCTGGAACATGAAGCAATGGGGGAAATCTCGATTTGACTTACATCACATCACAAACAACCGAGGTAACATGGATAATTTTCATTTGGAACTCCAACACGAGCTCATCTACGATGGCAAAGCGCAACGAGCTCCCACCTAAGCGAAGGGGGGACAAGCCGCATGGAGATGTCGCAAGCCTGCGATGAGACCATCGCTGGTTCAGGATCAAGAAGAGACTCACGCTTCatggaagaagaaaagaagagtgAGTCGCGCGCGAGCGAATGGAACCACCAATCGTTCGGTGGGCTTATGGAAAGCTTTTCCAAGCAAGGGCTCATTCAATTTGCATGTTCTTTATAGGATTCTTACCCTCGTTTTTTTTTCCTATGCATGACATTTGTTTCATAGGATTGGAGGTACTAGATTTCTCAGAATTGTGTCCGTATTAGACTAGTTTCTAACGATTCTTGCCATTAGGTGAGGCCTCATGGAAATTTCCTAAGGACTGAAGTGGATAGGGCATCCTAATCCTTTaccttttctatttcttttatttcgAAATCGTGTAAACGGAACCTAAGTATACAGCAGGATGCATGCGTGGTGCCCAATTTCCTGCTGATATCGACAGTAAGATGATGCCTAGGTGAACTATGAGTGGGCCATTTTATTTGTGCTGGAAATAAAATGTCGTATACATACATGTGAAACCCCAATAAATTGCTGGATCACCTACATATATAGCCATACAACCATACAGAGGAAGAGTACGCGCACGGGGCTCACTGCAACCGTAGTTCTTGTGGTTTTATATTCACAGCAAAGTTTCAGTTCCTGTATACCCCAATCTTCATGTTCTTGTTCGGGCTGAAAACACGTTATTCATGTCCAGCGAATCGAGACTGGACTCGCCGATTTGGCGCCTCTTCATGCCGCCACGATGGGGTAGGAGGCGCAGGTAGCAACAGCTGCATCATTTCCAGCAAGTCGAGTCAGTATCACGTCACGAGTTCGCTATGCCCTGAAGAGCAAAAGCAAGATGGAAGTGCACACGGAATGGTACTCACCACACATGTTCTTGCCCATTTCCATCTTGAAGTAACCATTTTCACCCCAGTCGGCGCCCCACGAGTTCTTGATGAGCCAATACGGGACGCCGTTCTCCACACCGTACCCGACCGCCAAGACGGCGTGGTTCACGTCCTAGCAATTTGAGCACAACTTGCATTTTCAGAACAAAGTAGTAGAAGAGTGTAGTGATACAAGAGATAGGAAGCACATTAACTGAAGACTGAAAATAAATAGCTCATAATAAAATCATCTTTGGATGGCCTATGGTTTAGTAGTACTCACATCAGGTGTAGTACCACAATGGTCGCTAGTGTAAACTCCGCTCTTGTACTGCCTGAAACCGTCGATCACCTCAAAGGCAACACTCACTGGGCGAACCAACCCGACGGCGTTTTTCAGTTCGTCCTCAGCATTCTTACCAGCAACAAAAAGATCAGCATGAATTAAAGCTTAGGTTACTTGATTATAAATTATTAACATCAACTGAAATTAGAGCGAGGTTCCTCTTCCTTACCAGTGTGATGTTAACTGAGTCCAAAACCTGAACTACGGCATTTTCAGCCTTGTAATGGCAGACGCCATTGACACCCTTGTAAGGGTAGGACTCCTCGGTGTCGATCCCTCCATTGTACTTGATGTACTCAAATGCCTGGGATGGAAGGCCTCCACTGCACCCGAAATTATTGAATCCACCGGCACAGTCAACCAGCTGTTGCTCAGAAAGAGAGATGTTCTTTCCAGTGGCCTGAGTATATGCTGCCTCAAGTGCACCAGTAGTGCTGCAAGAATAAGTATAGGAATTCAATTGGTTTGTTTGTTGAACagcccttttcttctttcttttccttttcaggAAAGATTCTACTAAATGAGCTATCTTCTCAATTGATAATACATAAAACACTGCAAAGCTTGAAATATGCCAGGGAGCAATTTTTTTCACAATATAGAGCCTAAATAAGAATACTTCAGAATAATTAGTGTAATATCGATATCTGTCATTTTACTTGTAGCTAGGCTACTTCATTCAGGATTACTCAATAGATGCTAACAATAGTACTGTTGTATAGAAAATGAATAAAAAGTCACACGGTAAgtttattaaaatgcttaaatcACACCCAATCCCACAAATTCAGATAACCTGTTAATCAACAAATTTAACTTCTTGTTACTTTTCAGTGAAAGTGAACTAATCAAATTAGTACTGCATTTTATCGTGATCACGAAGTGTTCATATGACTTGGGTAAGCAATCTTATTGAAGATTGTGTTCTATACTTGTCTGTATGCCAGTTGACCAAATTATTGATTCTTTTTGCGCGCGCGGTGGTGGTGTATAATTGGGCGCAGTTCACATCCTTTTGCTGCAATTAAAGTTCCTCCACTGGTGCATACGTTACTAGCTTCATTTGGCACTATAACTTGAGAGCATATGGAATTGCATTCTGGATTACCATATTTGAAAGATATATTACTTCTATTTAGATGTGGAATTAATGAACAGGAGGCAGGACAAGCCCCACAAGATAGCTACCGGTCACCAAACACCAAGTGAAAGAGATCTGAAATCAATAGTTTGGGAGTATATACACAATCATATCAGCTAGTCGGCTATTATTTATTTAGTAGTGTGTCACACGTGCAGTATTTTAATCCATTGTTGAACACTTCCAAATAATTGGTGATTGTGTCTGATGAAAAAGATCTCAAGTATACTCAACTACTGCACTTGAGAGCCAGCAATTTTTAACTTGGGCAACGGATCGATCTGTCGGTCCCCATCCTGGGCCatcagatggagtagtttttaatatTACTACTTTATTAGAAGGCGCATCCACGCATAGTATTACATTCAGGGCGATGATTGAATTAAAGTCTCTTTGGTCTGTGGCCCAGACAGTTAACTGGATCAGATCGACCATTTTACTTCCTGTCGGATATCATATAGTTTGAGTGTTAAGTTGAAAAACACCAGATTTGGGCACGCTTCAGTATTGGGCACATTGGTTATTGATGATAAAGATATATCACTGATATATACAACGGCACACgcgaagaaagttaaaaaaaaaaaaaacagcacTGCAGAAATTCAGTAGTTACCTGAACGTCCAGCAGGAGCCGCAATGGGACTGGTCTTTTACGGGGCTAACGATCCCATCCTCCCTCCAGTCTTTCTGCAGCAATGAAAACATCAGTTACTCCACACATTAATGGAGTCGATTGGTACGTACACCAACTCTGCTTGCTGGATCAAGCGACACAATACTTGCAAATTAAGCGTCAACGGCTACAACAGGATATAGTCTATGCTATACAGTCTTAGCACAACCATACTACTACTTATAAATGGAAAGAATATTGTGCCGCAATCCTTAAAAACTGGCGATCAGCAAGAAGGTTCATTGGCTGATTTGTGTACATAAAAGTAGTAGTAAGCTTTTAACTACATCATGTGCTGGGACCGTGGAAGAAACAGCTAACACGGCCTTCCTTGTCGGGGGGACATCAAAGTCCCGAGGACAATAATTAGCACATGTTGGCCCTGCTGAGTAAATACAGCGACCAGCAAATTCTGCAGCAATTCAGGCAAAGCAGAAAGCTCGACAGCTAGCTGGTTTGAAACGCAAATTAGTCAAGGTGGATTTTTTTTCTCCTGATTTTCAAACAGAGTATGATATCTGAAACTTTCTAAACCACGGGGCCCTGCTCGTCTCAGCAACCGTTACTGACGATACAATACAGGGCACGCAGCTACGCTAGCAACAGTTCATACAGGGTATGCCTTGATGGGATTTCTCATTTCTGTGACGAGTAAGTAAACAGTAAACGTGAAACTTACGGTCTCCGGGAGCGCGGCGGCGTCCCGCATCAGGTGGTTGCCGGCGAGCGTCGCCGAGCAGGTCTGCGCCGCGCCGAGCCGGGTCGCCTGGAACTCCTCCCAGCTCATGTCCGAGAAGCCTGCGGGACAGCAAAAGCGACGAGCGTTTTGAGGACCCGGCGGGGCCGGAAGGGGACGGTGGGGATCAGAGGATGGTCGGGATCGTACGGTTGATGCCGAGGCGGTAGGAGAGGCCCTTCCGGTTGGTGGAGCGCACCTCCTCGAGGCTCTCGGAGAAGATCCGGAACCGCCTCCGCACCTCCGCCGCGCTCTCGTAGCTCTTGCCGTACCTGCGAAAACGGATCGAATGAACCCACCGGGATGTCAGCTGTCATGGGGTGGGGGAAGGCGGCGGCCGAGCAGCCGAGCAGACGGAGAGTCGACGGGCGGGGGATTGGGGGTGCGTGGCACGGACCTGACGgcgaagcgcgcgaagcggagagcGTGGCGGGTGCGGCCGAGCGCGGCGAGGACGGTGGACTCGAGCGTCGAGGCGGCGCGCTCGGTGACGGGCCGGATCGGGTTGGAGTcggtgaaggaggaggaggcgacggccACGGCGGCCGTGGCCAGGACGGCGAGCGCCAGGGGGAGGATGCGGCCGTGGGCCATTTCGCCGGCGGATGGGTGGCAGTAGTTTACTGGGTTGGGCAGGAGGGGCAGGCCAGTAGGGAGCTCGCGTCCCGGTGCCGGGGGTTTTATATCGGGAAGCGTACCGGGGCACGCTTGACCACTTGTTTGAGACTCTCGAAATGCTGTACGCTGAGGATATTTGTGATCTGCAGTAAGTATAATCTACTCCTACTCTAGTGAGGATTATTCTTTGTCTGAATCTTCAAGGCCAAATATCCAGCGCCGCGGTAACACATGTGCATGTTTATTTTAATAGGACCAATATATTATAAAAAATTCACGGTAATACAAAATACTTAACATAATAAAAATTGCATCGAGACCTAGACCAGTTTGCCACTGCTCTTCTACTGGAGCCGATCTAACTTTGTCAATGATAGTCAAGAACTATTCATACACATGTTCCTAGGAACCAATGTCTTGGAGCTGGAGCTACTGTCgacgtttttttttgaaaaagaaagaaGGCTCCGGGCCGTCTTTATATTTCAAAACAGGCCGTAGCCTGAGGAACAATGTACACTTACATGAAGCTTGTGGGGTGCACTTTAGTGCAAAACCACAAGAAGAACCGTCAGAGTTGATATAAGAGAGGGGTTGGGGCATGCATGAGAAAAACAACAAGAGGCAAACTATGTGACTATGTTGCTACAAGATTACCCCAAAACATGAGGTCCTCCTTATCTTGTTGCTTCCTGGTCCTGCAGCACCAAAGACGGATCAAATCTGCAGCATAGTATCTTACGTAAGAGTCTGTGGGCCCGTGTTTTAGAAGAAAAAAACTATGTTCGGCCCAAATCCTCCTCCAGAGCTCCTCCTCTTTCCTCTCCCGCGACCTCGTCGCCCCCGCGGGCGGTCGTTCGCGTCCAGCCTCCTCCCCCGCGCAActcccccttccccttcctccctgccgccgtcgccgacgcccgctgcgggcctggcccgggcgacgctggtggcggcggcccccTGCCTTTCCCCTCTCGGGTGTCCACCGGCGCGGGAAGGGGCGACCCCGGGTGGTGCTTCTAGGNNNNNNNNNNNNNNNNNNNNNNNNNNNNNNNNNNNNNNNNNNNNNNNNNNNNNNNNNNNNNNNNNNNNNNNNNNNNNNNNNNNNNNNNNNNNNNNNNNNNNNNNNNNNNNNNNNNNNNNNNNNNNNNNNNNNNNNNNNNNNNNNNNNNNNNNNNNNNNNNNNNNNNNNNNNNNNNNNNNNNNNNNNNNNNNNNNNNNNNNNNNNNNNNNNNNNNNNNNNNNNNNNNNNNNNNNNNNNNNNNNNNNNNNNNNNNNNNNNNNNNTGGCGGCGGGGTGGGTCTGCTTCGTGGCTTCCGGGAGGCGGGGGAGCGGCGATGAGCGGCAGGGTGCTGGCGACGCCATCGCCGGcttgctgcagcgtggcggcggggcttagcgggcccgtttcgggcctggccgggccaggggtggcctggcaTGCCCTTCTGccgcgtccggacggctaccgcgacGGTGTCGGAGGCTCTATCCtcccgcacgacggcggtggaggtggttccctcccgttcGGCTTTGGTGCTGCTTCTCCCTCTGCAGGGCGCTTCTTTTCGGTCCTCTTGGCCTCGTGTGGGTGTTCGcagtgaggcggcgtgggtggcgaCGCAACCGCGATGCGCATAGTGGTGGCCGGCGGTTTGGCTGATCGGCTCCGGTCCGTTGGGCGGTGGGGATTGGAGTACGGGAGAAATCTTTGCCGGTCTTcggctccgatgcggtgacacctacgggtgccaccattccttcaTGAAGGGTGTCGGTGATATCCatcccccacctccctccgcgtgccggggaaaccctaggacatgtCCCGGTAGTAGCGTCGTCGGCGTCgctttccttcttggaggtgttgtttTGTTCGCTGTGGTTCGGAGCCTTGGGTTGTAGTGGTTTGTCTTTGGTGGGCGTagcggtggcgggtcatccgcgctTGTCGAGCTGCCATTGTTGGcatttgcttcttcttctttttatttttggcTTGTTGTGTTGTTCGCCCCAGCAATCCTGtatcggtgttggttgctttggaatacaaagcggggggaaccCTTTTTCGGTACGTAAGAGTCTGTCCATGAACGTGAGTTGAAAACACGATCGTTTCGTGCATGCCAGAGAGTGATGGCACATGCAGCAAAAGCCACGTTCCATTTGCACTTGAACTGTAGATGAGCAGCAGCTTGTTGGACGAAGGAAAGTATATCGGGCGACCTGCCAGCCAACGATGCCAGGCGCAGGTGATGCCATGGTGCAGATGCCGCCCTGCAGTGCTGCATTATATGATGAACCGATTCCACTGCTGGACATAGATCACAACCGGAG comes from Triticum aestivum cultivar Chinese Spring chromosome 5B, IWGSC CS RefSeq v2.1, whole genome shotgun sequence and encodes:
- the LOC123111956 gene encoding thiol protease aleurain (The sequence of the model RefSeq protein was modified relative to this genomic sequence to represent the inferred CDS: added 95 bases not found in genome assembly) — translated: MAHARILLLALAALATATVAVASSSSSSSFAVSNPIRPVTERAASTLESTVLAALGRTRHALRFARFAVRYGKSYESAAEVRRRFRIFSESLEEVRSTNRKGLSYRLGINRFSDMSWEEFQATRLGAAQTCSATLAGNHLMRDAAALPETKDWREDGIVSPVKDQSHCGSCWTFSTTGALEAAYTQATGKNISLSEQQLVDCAGGFNNFGCSGGLPSQAFEYIKYNGGIDTEESYPYKGVNGVCHYKAENAVVQVLDSVNITLNAEDELKNAVGLVRPVSVAFEVIDGFRQYKSGVYTSDHCGTTPDDVNHAVLAVGYGVENGVPYWLIKNSWGADWGENGYFKMEMGKNMCAVATCASYPIVAA